One genomic region from Cellulomonas fengjieae encodes:
- a CDS encoding dipeptidase: MSVTDAAPHSSILPGDRTDALRARTAAAFGALRADLDALVRIPSVSNAEFDQRHVAASADAVVALLRGAGIDDVQVLSVPSGAPAVVGRRPAPEGAPTVLLYAHHDVQPPGDEAEWDTEPFEPTERDGRLYGRGAADDKAGVIAHVGALRVLGEELGVGVTVFIEGEEEIGSPTFAEFLHTYRDLLAADVIVVADSSNWAVGTPGLTTSLRGLVDCVVEVAVLEHAVHSGMYGGAVLDAPTLLARLITTLHDDDGNVAVAGLVHAPDPSVDYDEAAFRADASVLDGVRLAGTGPITARLWTRPAIGVIGFDAPRVASASNTIAPRASAKLSVRIAPGQDPDVAMDALRTHLVEHAPFGAKVTVTDGETGKPFQAPTDSPAMQAARWAFAQSWGTDPVDIGVGGSIPFIADLLEVYPDAAILVTGVEDPDSRAHGANESVHLGELEKVVLAEVLLLERLAAG, encoded by the coding sequence ATGTCCGTGACCGACGCCGCCCCGCACTCGTCCATCCTCCCCGGCGACCGCACGGACGCGCTGCGTGCGCGGACCGCTGCCGCGTTCGGCGCCCTGCGCGCCGACCTCGACGCCCTCGTGCGCATCCCGAGCGTCTCCAACGCGGAGTTCGACCAGAGGCACGTCGCCGCCAGCGCGGACGCCGTGGTCGCGCTGCTGCGCGGAGCGGGGATCGACGACGTGCAGGTGCTCTCCGTACCGTCCGGCGCGCCCGCCGTGGTCGGTCGCCGTCCCGCTCCTGAGGGCGCTCCGACCGTCCTGCTGTACGCGCACCACGACGTCCAGCCGCCCGGTGACGAGGCGGAGTGGGACACCGAGCCTTTCGAGCCGACGGAGCGCGACGGGCGCCTCTACGGGCGCGGAGCAGCCGACGACAAGGCGGGTGTCATCGCGCACGTCGGTGCGCTGCGCGTTCTCGGCGAGGAGCTCGGGGTCGGCGTCACGGTGTTCATCGAGGGCGAGGAGGAGATCGGGTCCCCGACGTTCGCCGAGTTCCTGCACACCTATCGCGACCTGCTGGCGGCGGACGTCATCGTGGTGGCGGACTCCTCCAACTGGGCGGTCGGCACGCCCGGACTGACCACGTCGCTGCGCGGCCTGGTGGACTGCGTCGTCGAGGTGGCGGTGCTCGAGCACGCGGTCCACTCGGGCATGTACGGCGGTGCGGTGCTCGACGCACCGACGCTGCTCGCCCGACTCATCACCACGCTGCACGACGACGACGGCAACGTCGCGGTCGCCGGGCTGGTGCACGCACCGGACCCGTCGGTGGACTACGACGAGGCGGCGTTCCGGGCCGACGCGAGCGTGCTCGACGGGGTCCGCCTGGCGGGCACGGGACCGATCACCGCGCGGCTCTGGACGCGCCCCGCGATCGGCGTCATCGGCTTCGACGCCCCGCGGGTGGCCAGCGCCTCGAACACCATCGCGCCGCGGGCGTCGGCCAAGCTCTCGGTCCGCATCGCACCCGGCCAGGACCCGGACGTCGCGATGGACGCCCTGCGCACGCACCTGGTCGAGCACGCGCCGTTCGGTGCCAAGGTGACCGTGACCGACGGCGAGACGGGCAAGCCGTTCCAGGCGCCGACCGACTCGCCCGCGATGCAGGCGGCGCGGTGGGCGTTCGCGCAGTCGTGGGGCACCGATCCCGTGGACATCGGCGTCGGCGGCTCCATCCCGTTCATCGCCGACCTGCTCGAGGTCTACCCGGACGCCGCCATCCTGGTGACCGGCGTGGAGGACCCCGACAGTCGCGCGCACGGCGCGAACGAGTCGGTCCACCTGGGGGAGCTGGAGAAGGTCGTGCTCGCCGAGGTGCTGCTGCTGGAGCGGCTCGCGGCCGGCTGA
- a CDS encoding DUF3043 domain-containing protein has protein sequence MFGRSNNSQPVTPALSESTPSPADPGKGRPTPKRKVAEAANKRPLVAPATKKATRERAKAQRDLEYRAMQTGDERHMPAKDRGPVRRYVRDSVDARWNLGEFFLPVAAVFLVIQFALAQSGLAILAILALYVYIIAAVIDVWLMWRGLKKRVAAKFPADQIPARGLAMYAVLRAFQIRPSRLPKPQVKHGQRPA, from the coding sequence GTGTTCGGACGCAGCAACAACTCCCAGCCCGTGACTCCTGCACTGTCGGAGAGCACGCCGTCCCCGGCGGACCCGGGCAAGGGACGCCCGACGCCCAAGCGCAAGGTGGCCGAGGCCGCGAACAAGCGTCCGCTGGTGGCCCCCGCCACCAAGAAGGCCACCCGCGAGCGGGCCAAGGCGCAGCGTGACCTCGAGTACCGCGCGATGCAGACCGGCGACGAGCGCCACATGCCGGCCAAGGACCGCGGCCCGGTGCGCCGGTACGTCCGGGACTCGGTCGACGCGCGCTGGAACCTCGGTGAGTTCTTCCTGCCCGTCGCGGCCGTCTTCCTCGTCATCCAGTTCGCGCTGGCGCAGAGCGGACTGGCGATCCTCGCGATCCTCGCGCTGTACGTCTACATCATCGCCGCGGTGATCGACGTCTGGCTCATGTGGCGCGGTCTGAAGAAGCGGGTGGCCGCCAAGTTCCCGGCCGACCAGATCCCTGCGCGCGGTCTCGCGATGTACGCGGTCCTGCGCGCGTTCCAGATCCGACCGTCGCGCCTGCCGAAGCCCCAGGTCAAGCACGGGCAGCGCCCCGCCTGA
- a CDS encoding aldo/keto reductase family protein, with product MVSYRYLGRSGLKITEITYGNWLTHGSQVENDTAKACVRAALDAGITSFDTADVYANTKAETVLGEALKGERRQSLEIFTKVYWPTGPGGANDSGLSRKHILESIDGSLQRLQTDYVDLYQAHRYDLSTPLEETMQAFADVVRSGKALYIGVSEWTADQIRAGHALAKDLGIQLISNQPQYSALWRVIEGEVVPASEELGLSQIVWSPVAQGVLTGKYKPGQAPPAGSRATDDKGGARMIGRFLEKPDVLQRVQDLTPVADELGLSMAQLAVAWVLQNQNVAAAIIGASRPEQVTENVKASGVTIPAELMARIDTVLGDAVVSDPAETAKGAPGPR from the coding sequence ATGGTTTCCTACCGCTACCTCGGCCGCTCCGGCCTGAAGATCACCGAGATCACCTACGGCAACTGGCTCACGCACGGCTCGCAGGTGGAGAACGACACCGCGAAGGCCTGCGTCCGCGCCGCGCTCGACGCCGGCATCACCTCGTTCGACACCGCGGACGTCTACGCCAACACCAAGGCCGAGACCGTCCTGGGCGAGGCGCTCAAGGGTGAGCGACGCCAGTCGCTGGAGATCTTCACCAAGGTGTACTGGCCCACCGGGCCCGGTGGCGCCAACGACTCGGGCCTGTCCCGCAAGCACATCCTCGAGTCGATCGACGGCTCGCTGCAGCGACTGCAGACCGACTACGTCGACCTGTACCAGGCGCACCGGTACGACCTGTCGACGCCGCTCGAGGAGACGATGCAGGCGTTCGCCGACGTCGTGCGCTCGGGGAAGGCGCTCTACATCGGAGTCAGCGAGTGGACGGCCGACCAGATCCGCGCCGGGCACGCCCTGGCCAAGGACCTGGGGATCCAGCTGATCTCCAACCAGCCGCAGTACTCCGCGCTGTGGCGGGTCATCGAGGGCGAGGTGGTCCCGGCCTCCGAGGAGCTCGGGCTGTCGCAGATCGTCTGGTCGCCGGTGGCGCAGGGCGTGCTCACCGGCAAGTACAAGCCGGGTCAGGCACCGCCCGCGGGGTCGCGCGCCACGGACGACAAGGGCGGCGCCCGGATGATCGGACGCTTCCTGGAGAAGCCCGACGTCCTGCAGCGGGTCCAGGACCTCACACCGGTCGCGGACGAGCTCGGCCTCTCGATGGCCCAGCTGGCCGTGGCGTGGGTGCTGCAGAACCAGAACGTGGCCGCCGCGATCATCGGTGCGTCCCGCCCGGAGCAGGTCACCGAGAACGTCAAGGCGTCGGGAGTGACCATCCCGGCCGAGCTCATGGCCCGGATTGACACCGTCCTGGGCGACGCCGTGGTCTCCGACCCGGCCGAGACCGCGAAGGGCGCCCCGGGGCCCCGCTGA
- the yczE gene encoding membrane protein YczE, which produces MSPAPETTYAHAVRTSTRPGRPGVRAAVQLLAGLVLYAASIAMLVDAGLGSMPWDVLTQGVVRRTDLSFGVVTLLVSLVVLACWIPLRQRPGIGTVANVVVISALVDPFLALLAALPDAMGVRITLVVAGIVLNGLATGLYVGARLGPGPRDGLMTGLVHRTGRSVRLVRTTIEVTVVSVGWLLGGTVGLATLAYALAIGPLVHLFLTWLTVPAEVVEPVAV; this is translated from the coding sequence ATGAGTCCGGCGCCCGAGACCACGTACGCTCACGCGGTGCGGACATCGACGCGTCCCGGGCGGCCCGGCGTACGCGCGGCCGTGCAGTTGCTGGCCGGGCTCGTCCTGTACGCGGCCTCGATCGCGATGCTCGTCGACGCCGGCCTGGGCAGCATGCCGTGGGACGTGCTCACGCAGGGCGTCGTCCGGCGGACCGACCTGTCGTTCGGCGTGGTCACGCTGCTCGTCTCGCTGGTGGTCCTGGCCTGCTGGATCCCGCTACGTCAGCGCCCCGGGATCGGCACGGTGGCGAACGTCGTGGTGATCAGCGCGCTGGTGGACCCGTTCCTCGCGCTGCTCGCCGCCCTGCCCGACGCGATGGGCGTGCGCATCACGCTCGTGGTCGCCGGCATCGTGCTCAACGGGCTGGCCACGGGACTCTACGTCGGCGCGCGGCTGGGCCCCGGACCGCGGGACGGCCTGATGACCGGGCTCGTCCACCGGACCGGCCGCTCGGTGCGGCTGGTGCGCACGACCATCGAGGTCACGGTCGTGTCGGTCGGGTGGTTGCTGGGCGGCACCGTCGGTCTCGCGACGCTCGCCTACGCGCTGGCGATCGGTCCGCTGGTGCACCTGTTCCTCACGTGGCTGACGGTGCCCGCCGAGGTCGTCGAGCCCGTCGCCGTGTGA
- the yczR gene encoding MocR-like transcription factor YczR, whose translation MPTGELPVDRRISGHRLAAVLGAWQRPGPAYVALADAVRAAILSGSVPLSTRLPSERELAEAIATSRTTTTATYDVLRDEGYLVSRRGSGTVTTLPGPRARVSPADGVAGVPGVVDLGMAAPSAPSSLHGAYLAALEALPRYLSGTGYAPLGITVLREAIARWYTLRGTPTTPDQVLVTTGAQQAIDLLVTAHAGPGDRVVVEHPTYTHAIDVVRAAGARPVPAPSGQGGLDIDLLESTLRQVAPRLVYLIPAHRNPTGTSLSSEDLSRVRALARRYRTTIVGDEVLTELTMDGPAPASFPGDGTAAAYVVSIGSASKAFWGGLRVGWVRAHPDLVARLASTRSHADIATAVLEQLVVAELLAQSDELLAARRVVLRERRDLLVGLLLDQLPSWRFEVPAGGLALWTDLGAPVSSALAATSTRYGVRVLPGTAFGVDGSFERNLRLPFTTTPDELRRAVAGLADAWGALGVTEPSAGPAGVHAMV comes from the coding sequence ATGCCCACCGGTGAGCTTCCCGTCGACCGCCGGATCAGCGGCCATCGCCTGGCCGCGGTGCTCGGTGCGTGGCAGCGGCCCGGACCTGCCTACGTGGCCCTGGCGGACGCCGTCCGCGCGGCGATCCTGTCCGGGTCCGTGCCCCTGAGCACGAGGCTCCCGAGCGAACGCGAGCTGGCCGAGGCCATCGCGACCTCACGCACGACGACGACCGCCACCTACGACGTACTGCGCGACGAGGGTTACCTGGTCAGCCGCCGGGGCTCGGGGACGGTCACCACGCTTCCCGGTCCGAGGGCTCGCGTGTCCCCGGCAGACGGCGTCGCGGGTGTACCCGGGGTGGTGGACCTGGGCATGGCAGCCCCCTCGGCGCCCTCGTCCCTGCACGGCGCCTACCTGGCCGCGCTCGAGGCACTCCCCCGGTACCTGTCCGGAACCGGGTACGCGCCGCTCGGCATCACGGTGCTGCGGGAGGCGATCGCCCGCTGGTACACGCTGCGCGGCACCCCGACCACGCCCGACCAGGTGCTGGTCACCACCGGCGCGCAGCAGGCGATCGACCTGCTGGTGACCGCGCACGCAGGCCCCGGCGACCGGGTCGTCGTGGAGCACCCCACCTACACCCACGCGATCGACGTCGTCCGGGCTGCCGGCGCCCGCCCCGTGCCTGCGCCGTCCGGGCAGGGCGGGCTCGACATCGACCTGCTCGAGTCGACCCTGCGCCAGGTCGCCCCGCGGCTCGTGTACCTCATCCCCGCCCATCGCAACCCGACCGGCACCAGCCTCAGCAGCGAGGACCTGTCCCGGGTCCGCGCGCTGGCGCGCCGGTACCGCACCACGATCGTGGGCGACGAGGTGCTGACCGAGCTGACCATGGACGGTCCCGCCCCCGCCTCGTTCCCGGGCGACGGGACCGCCGCCGCGTACGTCGTCTCCATCGGGTCGGCCTCCAAGGCGTTCTGGGGCGGCCTGCGCGTCGGCTGGGTACGCGCACACCCCGACCTGGTCGCCCGGCTGGCCAGCACCCGCTCGCACGCGGACATCGCCACCGCTGTCCTGGAGCAGCTGGTGGTCGCCGAGCTGCTCGCCCAGTCCGACGAGCTGCTGGCCGCCCGCCGCGTCGTCCTGCGGGAGCGACGGGACCTGCTGGTCGGCCTCCTCCTGGACCAGCTGCCCTCGTGGCGGTTCGAGGTGCCGGCGGGCGGCCTGGCTCTGTGGACCGACCTCGGCGCACCGGTGTCGAGCGCGCTCGCTGCGACGTCGACGCGGTACGGCGTGCGCGTGCTGCCCGGCACCGCGTTCGGTGTGGACGGCAGCTTCGAGCGGAACCTGCGCCTGCCGTTCACCACGACGCCCGACGAGCTGCGCCGGGCGGTGGCCGGGCTCGCGGACGCGTGGGGCGCGCTCGGCGTGACCGAACCCTCCGCCGGACCCGCCGGCGTGCACGCGATGGTCTGA